The Armatimonadota bacterium genome includes the window GTTAGGAATAGCGAGGGGGAGGGACAGGGTGGGGGTGACTCCCAATCTCCGGTTTGGTTCCCTCTCCTTCGCGGGGTCTGAGCTTGGGTGTTTTCTGGTTTGGAGTAGCGAGGGGGAGGGACAGGGTGGGGGAGTCTTCTTCGGCCTTCTCGCCCTTCACCCTGCGCCCTGCACCCTTCGCCCTGCACTCCCACCCGGCCTAAAGGCCACCCTCCCCCGCGTCGAGAAGGTCTGGGGTGGTTGGGGGGTTGGGTGGACGCAGGAGAGGGGAGAGCCTCCTCACCCCGCACCCTGCACCCCCACCCGGCCTAAAGGCCACCCTCCCCCGCGTCGAGAAGGTCTGGGGTGGCCAGGGGTTGGGTGGACGCAGGAGAGGGGAGTGCCCAAGCTTCACGACCCCAGACCCCAGACCCCAGACCTCCCCCAATTGCGAACCAAAACGGGGGAGGGGCACACCCAGCATCGCTTCATCTCTTCACCGCTCGGCTCTGTTTCGGACACTTCCGGTTTGGACTCCTTGCTGGCCCCCTTGCCGCTGCCGCCGATGCGGTAGGTCAGCCCGATGAAGAGTTTGGGCCTCTCATACGACTCGTAAGTTGAGAGTTGATCCGTGAAAATCTCCTGCCCCTTCTTCAGTCCCTTCAGCCGCATGACCGGGATCCAGGATAGGCCGGCCGTGAGCACCACAGAATCCTGATCCCCCAGGAACAGCGAGACGCCCGCGTAAGGCGAGAGATTGAATGTCCCTGAGGTCGAACTGCCGAACCCTGCGCCGAGCGTGAACCCCCAAGCATTGATCGGCTTGATCTTGTCTCTGAAAACTCCTGTGATCGGCATCGCGATGCTGATCATGCCTGAGAGTTGGGTGCTGACGGTCTGCTGGCCGTTCTTGATGCCGACGACGTACACCTGCTTGTTGTCGATGACCACGGGGTTGCCGTTCTCATCGAGCTTGGCCGAAGTGTAGTAGTCGGCCCGCGCTTGACTGCTCCAACCGAAGCCCGCGGCGAGCTGGGTGTAGATCGAGACGTTGCTGCTCTTGACCGGTTCAAGCCCGCTGATTTCGGTCTTCGGAGCGCCAAGTGGAACCTGGTTGCCGTCCTTGTCAAAGGTGTATTCCGAAGTCGTCGTTAGGGTTTGGCCGTTGGGCAGCTTCTTGGTCTCGACGGTCTTGCGGTACTGGTTCTTCCCGTCTGCGATTCTGCGCAGTTCGGACCACGTTGCCGTGGGCTTTCCGTCCTCGCCGAGGTTTGCCTGCTTGGAGTTGATGGCGTAGGCCTGGGCGCTTGAGACGACGACGGCCAGTTCTCCCTCGGCGACCTTCTTCTGTTTGGCGTCGGTCTCTGTGAATGTGGCGTCAAATCGGTCGAACGCGTCCAGGCTCGCGAGGTTCTTCGCACCCTTCTTTACGGAGACCTTGAGCGTCACCTGGATCTTGTGGCCCGCGCCGAGGTCGCGTGTCTGTTCGAGCGAAACCGCGCCGCCAGTGTCTGCCAGGGCCGTGAGCGTGTCCGAGCTGAAGGCCTTGACGAACAGGGTCATGATTTGGGCCGATGTGTCTTTCAAGCCCAGGGCGAGGGGTCCGGGACCTTGCGCCGGGACGGTTTGGTGGCCAATGCAAACGAGGATGCCGAGCGTGAATAGGGCTCGAAGCTTGTGGTGATGAAACATAGGGTCCTCCCATTGCCGCCCTCAGGCGCTTTTGGCACGCGGCGTCGGCGTCCTGACCGGCATTGAAGAGCAGTATGGAGATGCCGGAAAGAGGTAAGTCAATGGGAATAAACTGTAATGTTTGAGGTGGAGTGGAAAGAGTTGTGCTGGGGAAAGGAGAGTAGGGGAGAAGTGAACGCGCTGCGCGATGTGCGATACGCGATGGGGGAAGCCCCCACCTCGCCCCAACGGGGAGAGGACGGTAAGCGAAGCGAACCGGGTGAGGGGGTGATTTCCACCTCGCCCCAACGGGGAGAGGTCGGTAAGCGAAGCGGACCGGGTGAGGGGGAATCCACCACCTCGCCCCAACGGGGAGAGGACGGTAAGCGCAGTGAACCGGGTGAGGGGGAGGATGGCGCGACACGCGATGTGCGATACGCGACGGGGGAATCCACCACCTCGCCCCAACGGGGAGAGGACGGTAAGCGTAGCGAACCGGGTGAGGGGGTTCCTCCCCAAATCGTAAATCGTAAATCTTCAATCGTCAATCCCCCCGGCTCCCTCTCCCGCTATATCCTGCCGGACCACCTGATGGAGCTCTGCTTCGACCTGGAGGGCATCTCCACGCTGATCACCTTCAACGGCGACCGCTTCGATATCCCGTTCCTGCTGGCGATCCCCGAGGTCCGGGCGGTGTTCCCGCGCTATTCGCTGGACCTTTATCGCCTGGCGGCCGAGGTGGACCTAAAGCGCAGCCAGGCCTCGATGGAGGCGCTGCTGGGCATCCGGCGGGAGGCGGCAGCCGAGGCGGTCTCGGGCAAAGACGCCCCAGGGCTCTTCGAGGCTTGGATGGAGTTGGAGGGGAGAGGATATGACCCGGGTGCTCAGGTATTCGGGTGCTCAGGTGTTCAGGTCTTCGGGGGTTCAGGTGATCAAGACCGGCTTACCTCCGCCCATCATCCCTTCACCCCATCATCTCTTCACTCCGCGTCGCCCCACCCCGGCCAAACGCTGCTGGACTACCACAAAGCCGACATGCTCTCCATGCCCGCGATCCACGGGTTCCTGTTGGGAGAGGTTGGGAGGAGGTTGAGGAAGGTGGTGTTGGGAGTATGAGGGGGTAGAGGTAGAGGCATACTTACGCAGATCATGAAACTCGTTTTGTTGTTTGGAGCTGGAGCCTCTCACGACTGCGCAGACGATAGAATGGCCGACGTCAAGGAGGCCTTCCGACCTCCCTTAGTTGGAGGCCTCTTCGGCAATACACCGGAATTCGGAGGCCTCTTGGCGAAGTACCCCGGCGCTGAGGCGCTCGCCCCTGACATTCGGGCCGCTCTGTCAGATACGATCGGCATTGAGGCGCTCTTCGCGAAGTACGCGACTCATCAGAACGAGATCATTAGGCGACTCTTTATTGAGGTCCCTTTCTATCTCTCCGACCTTCTCTTGGAGGTCAGTAATAGCTTCGTCGCTCACGGGGCGACCCGTTACGACCAACTCTTGGTGCAGATAGAAGAAGCTAACATATCTGATGCGCTATTGCTTACCGTGAATTACGACGAGCTCATAGAGCGCGCATATCGTCGACTGTACCGCACTGACTTTCCCACTGTTGACAGTTGCCTAACCGCGAACCGCAACAAGCCATTGATAAAGCTCCATGGCTCGGTTTCCTGGGCCCGAATGCTCGCACACCAAGTAGGGGGCGGAAGCATTATGGAGGCCATTGAGAAGGTTGAGGTCCCCCTTGCGTTTGACCAAAGTTTCTTGCGTATTGCGCCCAGCGACAGGAAGTACTGGAGACAGGGTTCTCGCTTCTGCTACCCGGCAATCGCTCCGCCCGTACAAGGGAAGACTGATTTTAGGTGCCCGGACACTCACCTAACACTCGCAAGGCGGCAACTCAAAGAGGCCACTCATCTGATCGTCGTTGGCTTCAGCGGGCTCGATCCCCATGTTGTGGGCTTGTTTTCTGAGTGCGAACAGCTTGAGCGGGCTTTCTTTATCAGCTTGAACTCTGCTGAGGCGCAAAAGACCATCGACCGATTCTCGCAATATTGTCCGGATACCTTCGGGAAGTCCTCCCCTGTAAAGCTGGAGGCCTTTGATACAACCTTTGCACGGGCTCTTAGGAGCCGAGAGCTCTCAAACTTCTTAGGCCCTTCTTAGCCTCTCGTCATCGTCCCACCCCCAGGCACGTAATTCGGGATGACGCTAAGGGGAGGGATAGAGGATGGGAGAGGAAAGGGGATGAGGAAGGATAGGGATTAGGACCCCAATGCCTGGGACCCAGTCCCGGCAGGATCGACAACCAGGGGCATAATGGTTGCAAGGCCGTGGGACGCTATCTTGAGCCC containing:
- a CDS encoding ribonuclease H-like domain-containing protein — encoded protein: MELCFDLEGISTLITFNGDRFDIPFLLAIPEVRAVFPRYSLDLYRLAAEVDLKRSQASMEALLGIRREAAAEAVSGKDAPGLFEAWMELEGRGYDPGAQVFGCSGVQVFGGSGDQDRLTSAHHPFTPSSLHSASPHPGQTLLDYHKADMLSMPAIHGFLLGEVGRRLRKVVLGV
- a CDS encoding SIR2 family protein: MKLVLLFGAGASHDCADDRMADVKEAFRPPLVGGLFGNTPEFGGLLAKYPGAEALAPDIRAALSDTIGIEALFAKYATHQNEIIRRLFIEVPFYLSDLLLEVSNSFVAHGATRYDQLLVQIEEANISDALLLTVNYDELIERAYRRLYRTDFPTVDSCLTANRNKPLIKLHGSVSWARMLAHQVGGGSIMEAIEKVEVPLAFDQSFLRIAPSDRKYWRQGSRFCYPAIAPPVQGKTDFRCPDTHLTLARRQLKEATHLIVVGFSGLDPHVVGLFSECEQLERAFFISLNSAEAQKTIDRFSQYCPDTFGKSSPVKLEAFDTTFARALRSRELSNFLGPS